The following are encoded together in the Leguminivora glycinivorella isolate SPB_JAAS2020 chromosome 18, LegGlyc_1.1, whole genome shotgun sequence genome:
- the LOC125235770 gene encoding NEDD4 family-interacting protein 1-like, giving the protein MFDDNKMNHPQGDNICPPAHLRVILPASIDSNMQPHFVDMNNTQDIPPPQADFSAPPPYDVAANSKLPTYEEVQREKQMEGELPQMQGPPPPLPTFAAFVTVEPTEGSAEQLDPENSLLGTDVMFLTSFFVAFLFNWIGFLLLMCFCHTVASRYGALAGFGLSLAKWTLIVKHSTELASHENSWLWWLIMAFGILICVRAIIQYLNIKRGWRLLSGTAQERLLFFY; this is encoded by the exons ATGTTCGACGATAACAAAATG AACCATCCTCAAGGGGATAATATATGCCCGCCGGCGCACTTAAGAGTCATATTACCAGCGTCAATAGACTCGAATATGCAACCACATTTCGTAGATATGA ACAATACACAGGACATCCCCCCCCCGCAGGCGGACTTCTCCGCCCCCCCGCCGTACGATGTGGCCGCCAACTCAAAGCTCCCCACCTACGAGGAGGTGCAGCGAGAGAAACAGATGGAAGGGGAGTTACCACAG ATGCAAGGTCCTCCGCCGCCTCTCCCCACGTTTGCGGCGTTCGTCACAGTGGAGCCGACAGAGGGCAGTGCGGAACAACTGGATCCCGAGAACAGCCTGCTTGGCACCGACGTCATGTTCCTCACTTCCTTCTTCG TGGCATTCCTCTTCAACTGGATCGGGTTCCTGCTACTGATGTGTTTCTGCCACACGGTGGCGTCCCGCTATGGAGCCCTGGCCGGCTTCGGGCTCTCGCTGGCCAAGTGGACGCTCATCGTCAAGCACTCCACGGAGCTGGCCAGCCATGAGAACTCCTGGCTTTGGTGGCTCATCATGGCCTTTG GTATCCTAATCTGCGTCCGCGCCATCATCCAGTACCTGAACATCAAGCGCGGCTGGCGCCTGCTCTCCGGCACCGCTCAAGAACGCCTGCTCTTCTTCTACTGA